A portion of the Paenibacillus marchantiae genome contains these proteins:
- a CDS encoding AraC family transcriptional regulator, whose product MISLVYILTGTYCDAISGPCTKSIHRHTLMIITEGRGKVHSMDKQTEVMPGNCFLFHPRMEVQLESLSDLPLQVYSVEFEPLPVPVQGTPRVAALAQGQVYPEHVSRMIQLVHLLHPVEDLRDEKENYSKHVLFQELILLVMKADTMDKEHRSIQAVDTLLQRLEQSVTLDYTLDQLAAETGLSTRHFSRLFREHTGQSPIQYLNALRMNRAKKRLLESNDSIQEIAGHIGFRDPFHFSRSFKQYTGVSPRLYIHLRKHTMRVASFQFLGELLALGITPIGAPYQLLDCRYYQGHVRGVPSIGNSVVTPYMDKISELKPDLIVTFNGHHYAEYSKIAPTLDVPWSLPFFERFRLIADLTGRTSVAEAWMESYMNKIKETQRVLSPLQDGDQTVSFFWMRGLPATFQVYYDVGVLYRDLQLKPPAPVLAAQQNKSHPFKEDIPLDQLHKYAGDHLFIVVSGDPESIRQFEQLERSKYWQQLPAVQNGQVYRMTEDWLREDPISMMGQVQDLMNLIG is encoded by the coding sequence ATGATTTCGCTGGTCTATATACTTACAGGGACATACTGCGATGCGATATCCGGTCCGTGTACAAAATCAATACACCGTCATACATTGATGATCATCACCGAAGGGCGTGGTAAAGTCCATTCCATGGATAAACAGACTGAGGTTATGCCAGGAAACTGCTTTCTATTTCATCCCCGTATGGAAGTGCAGCTTGAAAGTCTATCAGATCTTCCTTTGCAAGTATACAGCGTTGAATTCGAACCTCTGCCCGTGCCTGTTCAGGGTACGCCCCGAGTGGCTGCATTAGCGCAAGGACAAGTATACCCTGAACATGTTTCTCGCATGATTCAATTGGTACACTTACTGCATCCCGTGGAGGATCTTCGCGATGAAAAGGAAAACTACAGCAAACATGTGCTGTTTCAGGAATTGATTTTACTAGTCATGAAAGCCGACACGATGGATAAAGAGCATCGCAGCATACAGGCCGTGGATACACTCCTTCAACGGTTGGAACAATCCGTTACACTTGACTATACTTTGGATCAACTTGCCGCAGAGACTGGGCTATCCACACGCCATTTTTCACGTCTTTTTCGTGAGCACACCGGACAGAGCCCTATCCAATATTTGAATGCCTTGCGAATGAATCGTGCCAAAAAACGTCTGCTGGAATCAAATGATTCGATTCAGGAAATTGCAGGACACATCGGATTCCGCGATCCTTTTCATTTCAGTCGTAGCTTCAAGCAATATACAGGTGTATCCCCGCGTTTATACATTCATTTAAGAAAGCATACAATGCGTGTCGCCTCCTTTCAGTTCCTGGGTGAGCTGCTGGCGCTCGGCATAACACCGATTGGTGCACCTTACCAATTGCTGGACTGCCGTTATTACCAGGGTCATGTGCGAGGTGTTCCTTCGATTGGAAATTCCGTGGTAACGCCATATATGGATAAGATATCGGAGCTGAAACCCGATCTCATCGTGACTTTTAACGGGCATCATTATGCCGAATACTCCAAAATTGCTCCTACACTGGATGTTCCCTGGTCCCTGCCCTTCTTTGAACGCTTTCGTCTTATTGCGGATTTGACTGGAAGGACATCTGTGGCAGAAGCCTGGATGGAAAGCTATATGAACAAGATTAAGGAAACCCAAAGAGTCTTGTCTCCTCTTCAAGATGGTGACCAAACAGTTTCATTCTTCTGGATGAGAGGACTTCCCGCTACCTTCCAGGTCTACTACGACGTAGGTGTGTTATATCGTGATTTGCAATTAAAACCACCTGCTCCGGTGCTGGCAGCCCAGCAAAATAAATCTCATCCGTTCAAAGAAGATATTCCTTTGGATCAATTGCATAAGTATGCGGGTGATCATCTCTTTATCGTTGTGTCGGGCGACCCGGAATCCATCAGACAGTTTGAACAGCTTGAACGCAGCAAGTATTGGCAGCAGCTTCCTGCAGTGCAGAACGGTCAGGTTTACCGTATGACGGAAGACTGGCTTCGGGAAGATCCAATCTCCATGATGGGACAGGTTCAGGATCTGATGAATTTGATTGGGTAA
- a CDS encoding ABC transporter substrate-binding protein, protein MIIIIKEKGDFIIMLRHPNKLQLSCIILVLTLLLSACGQGKQTSSPSTEGNSAQQTETSTDTALESATRVYKDALGREVTIPAHPQRVLTTQYLPEMLAAGLKPAGAASHLLNNYVSIQDQLEGIEDIGVSNKLNLEKALELQPDLIIAAEWNEDQLEQLSKIAPTVVVQWEGADAFQHFKSVADVIGRSEQAQEWIQAFNQKSEEARTKLSSFVSPDETFGVVVIGGFEKGQLRVYGNANVGYTLYDALKFNMTDTVKEEWAKGNHELGINISLEKLPDYASADRLFVVRFDNDPDFLKEVDDSQLWHSLPAVKNNKVYVVDESLWFSYDVMSLSAQLDDAVQLLTK, encoded by the coding sequence ATGATTATCATTATAAAAGAAAAAGGGGATTTCATTATTATGTTGCGTCATCCAAATAAACTCCAACTTTCGTGCATTATCCTTGTGCTAACCTTGCTTCTCTCCGCTTGCGGTCAAGGGAAACAAACATCATCACCTTCTACTGAAGGTAATTCTGCACAGCAGACAGAAACGTCAACCGATACTGCCTTAGAATCGGCAACTCGCGTATATAAGGATGCTCTGGGCCGTGAGGTAACGATTCCAGCCCATCCCCAACGTGTTCTCACTACACAATATTTACCGGAAATGCTGGCAGCAGGACTTAAGCCCGCTGGGGCAGCATCTCATCTGCTTAACAACTATGTCTCGATTCAAGATCAATTGGAAGGGATCGAAGATATCGGGGTCTCCAATAAGCTGAATTTGGAAAAGGCACTCGAACTGCAGCCGGACCTCATCATTGCTGCAGAGTGGAATGAGGATCAATTGGAGCAGCTGTCCAAGATTGCCCCTACGGTTGTTGTTCAATGGGAAGGTGCCGATGCATTCCAACATTTCAAGTCAGTGGCTGACGTTATTGGCAGAAGCGAACAGGCACAGGAATGGATTCAAGCATTTAATCAGAAATCCGAAGAGGCACGGACCAAGCTTTCTTCCTTCGTTTCACCAGATGAGACATTCGGTGTTGTGGTTATTGGCGGATTTGAAAAAGGTCAACTCAGAGTGTACGGGAACGCTAATGTCGGTTATACCTTATATGATGCTCTGAAGTTCAACATGACGGATACCGTCAAAGAGGAATGGGCAAAAGGGAATCATGAACTCGGCATCAACATCTCTCTTGAGAAACTGCCGGATTATGCTTCAGCAGATCGACTGTTTGTGGTAAGATTCGATAATGATCCTGATTTCCTGAAAGAGGTGGATGATAGCCAGTTGTGGCACTCACTGCCTGCCGTCAAAAATAATAAAGTTTACGTGGTTGATGAGAGCCTATGGTTCTCTTACGACGTGATGTCTCTCAGTGCTCAATTGGATGATGCCGTTCAATTGCTCACCAAATAA
- a CDS encoding biotin transporter BioY gives MKLSLRGIVFSALMAAILVLFGYISIPIGFSPVPITLQTLAVMLAGGLLGPLYGFLSVALVVVLTAIGFPLLHGAGGLAVLLGPTGGYVMMWPFSALLIGLLLSRIKLNGFVGYFLAFIVFEVFGSMLIYVSGVPWLAYAYKMSLPEAMIQGFYPYIIGDLVKALFAAIIIAPVRMVFPPQRLTGNMNSTVVRADS, from the coding sequence ATGAAATTATCTTTGCGAGGTATTGTATTCAGCGCACTGATGGCAGCCATACTTGTTCTTTTTGGTTACATAAGTATTCCCATTGGTTTCTCTCCTGTGCCGATTACGCTGCAAACTCTTGCGGTTATGCTGGCAGGCGGACTGCTTGGCCCATTATATGGTTTTCTAAGTGTCGCTTTGGTCGTGGTCCTGACTGCAATTGGCTTCCCGCTTCTGCATGGCGCAGGCGGACTTGCAGTACTCCTTGGGCCTACCGGGGGATATGTTATGATGTGGCCCTTCTCCGCATTGCTCATTGGACTATTGCTCAGCAGAATCAAACTGAACGGATTCGTTGGTTATTTCCTGGCCTTTATTGTATTTGAGGTGTTTGGTTCAATGTTGATCTATGTTTCGGGCGTGCCCTGGTTGGCCTATGCCTACAAAATGTCATTACCTGAAGCCATGATACAAGGGTTCTATCCCTACATCATCGGTGATCTGGTCAAAGCCTTGTTCGCTGCGATCATCATCGCACCTGTGCGCATGGTCTTCCCTCCGCAACGACTGACAGGCAATATGAACTCAACGGTTGTGCGAGCAGATTCTTAG
- a CDS encoding ATP-binding cassette domain-containing protein codes for MQDVTPLIKLENVRVHYASESGLVRKAVDGVSLELAPGEWISIVGANGSGKSTLAGLLIGFTPLSGGERKASSELVVRGVLQQPDAQVLGDTIEEEFHFSLSSLLESPDEQLRRREHALHTVGLEHSPEAAISMLSGGQKQLLNIAVALAAKPDVLILDEPTAMLDPGARERMEAVVQAIVQQGTAVIWITHHLEEATLCDRIFAMEQGRCVYDGVPAAFFYGKDKEETTADSGKEAQQPSPCEQLGLAPPFTVQTALLLKRKGLLQHATPLRPEQLVKEVALWQSN; via the coding sequence ATGCAAGACGTTACACCTTTGATAAAACTAGAGAATGTCCGTGTTCATTATGCGTCGGAGTCAGGACTTGTTCGTAAGGCAGTGGATGGAGTTTCGCTGGAATTAGCTCCGGGAGAATGGATAAGTATTGTGGGAGCCAATGGTAGCGGCAAAAGTACGCTGGCAGGGCTGCTAATCGGATTCACTCCGCTATCCGGTGGGGAAAGGAAGGCTTCTTCGGAACTGGTTGTTCGTGGAGTCCTCCAGCAGCCTGATGCGCAGGTACTTGGAGACACCATTGAGGAGGAATTTCATTTTTCCTTATCCTCGCTGCTGGAATCTCCTGATGAACAATTACGACGGAGAGAGCACGCATTACATACGGTAGGACTTGAGCACTCGCCGGAGGCGGCAATATCGATGCTGTCTGGAGGACAGAAGCAGTTGCTTAATATCGCGGTAGCGCTGGCGGCCAAACCGGATGTACTCATTCTGGACGAACCTACGGCCATGCTTGATCCGGGAGCCAGAGAACGAATGGAGGCGGTAGTTCAAGCCATTGTCCAGCAAGGGACGGCGGTAATCTGGATTACGCATCATTTGGAGGAAGCGACGCTGTGCGATCGAATTTTTGCCATGGAACAGGGACGCTGTGTTTACGATGGAGTGCCTGCGGCTTTCTTTTATGGAAAAGATAAGGAAGAGACGACGGCTGACTCTGGAAAAGAAGCACAACAACCATCACCCTGCGAACAGCTTGGGCTTGCTCCACCTTTTACAGTGCAGACGGCTCTACTCCTAAAACGGAAAGGTCTGCTGCAACATGCGACACCTCTGCGACCAGAGCAGTTGGTTAAGGAGGTAGCCCTTTGGCAATCGAACTAG
- a CDS encoding ATP-binding cassette domain-containing protein, producing MAIELEHVGIASSQADKRALLQDINVQLNRGEITLLLGCTGSGKTTLLQTIAGLKPPDEGNLKLDGELFWQNGKVPHSILLQMGLVFQFPEQQLFARSIGREFAYSLRPYRLPDEQKKKQISEALERWDSPAGQGGEERFHSDRSPFALSGGERRRLGLALGTATQPSWLLLDEPSAGLEAQSVLMLLDALNQHRTAGEGAIVATHDLDTFLPHADRVLLLQEGRMVADLTPRELHTRPDLLELAGIGLPPSMQLAQQFAAAGIQFPSTALTPEEMAEGIVQSVNAPLEQKVDVIGNEDQFTDEAKLTFSSSDTLGGEGSQGVIHTHAESGSNRGLYGAMDPRLKWILYILLVTAAMLQHHWLGLSLTLVPVILALVVLPRQALMGCLKLMKPLVLFFLVSTALSGTTLSTEGGGLQFGFSLIQAEGTLLNVYRLFIVTLASLWFSLTTPYGRMVEGLNWVLGIGEKIKLPVSSFALAVSLIFRFIPMIWSEWQRFSLIVRARGKAALRPNTVRLRDLGPMVIPLLMALFQRAEDMTIAMEMRKARENSLLGARSSLLVWSKRDTWTCIIGLIVFVFYIWIRD from the coding sequence TTGGCAATCGAACTAGAACATGTAGGTATAGCTTCGTCACAGGCTGACAAAAGAGCGCTGCTTCAAGATATCAATGTCCAACTGAACCGTGGAGAAATCACTTTATTGCTAGGCTGCACAGGATCAGGCAAAACCACACTGCTGCAAACGATCGCTGGCCTAAAACCTCCAGATGAGGGTAACCTTAAGCTGGACGGAGAGCTTTTCTGGCAGAACGGGAAAGTGCCACATTCCATTTTGTTGCAAATGGGCTTGGTCTTTCAATTCCCAGAGCAACAGCTGTTCGCCCGAAGCATTGGCCGTGAATTTGCTTATTCCCTGCGTCCATATCGTCTACCAGATGAACAAAAGAAAAAGCAGATTTCCGAAGCGCTGGAGCGCTGGGACTCCCCAGCGGGTCAGGGAGGGGAAGAACGATTCCATTCGGACAGATCACCCTTTGCACTAAGCGGGGGAGAACGGAGAAGATTGGGGCTTGCCCTGGGAACTGCTACGCAGCCTTCATGGCTATTGCTCGATGAACCCAGCGCCGGATTGGAAGCACAAAGTGTGCTCATGCTGCTAGATGCATTGAATCAGCATCGAACTGCAGGTGAGGGAGCTATTGTGGCTACACACGACCTGGACACATTTTTACCACATGCAGATCGGGTTCTTTTGTTGCAGGAGGGGCGTATGGTTGCTGATCTCACACCACGGGAACTTCATACAAGGCCAGATCTGCTGGAGCTTGCTGGAATTGGTCTGCCACCTTCTATGCAACTGGCACAACAATTTGCGGCGGCGGGCATTCAATTTCCTTCTACTGCGTTGACCCCGGAGGAAATGGCTGAAGGTATTGTTCAGTCCGTCAATGCGCCTTTAGAGCAGAAGGTTGATGTTATTGGTAATGAGGATCAATTCACAGATGAAGCGAAGCTTACCTTTTCAAGCTCCGACACTTTGGGAGGAGAAGGCTCACAGGGGGTCATACACACCCACGCAGAATCAGGATCCAACAGAGGATTGTATGGTGCCATGGACCCGCGTCTGAAATGGATTTTATACATTTTGCTCGTGACCGCTGCGATGCTTCAACACCACTGGTTAGGTCTATCTCTTACGTTGGTGCCAGTCATCTTGGCGCTCGTTGTGCTGCCACGACAGGCTCTGATGGGATGCTTGAAATTAATGAAACCGCTCGTACTGTTCTTTCTCGTATCAACTGCATTGTCGGGCACAACTCTTTCTACAGAAGGTGGCGGCCTACAGTTCGGATTTTCCCTGATACAGGCGGAGGGGACGTTACTCAATGTGTATCGTTTGTTTATCGTTACGTTAGCAAGTCTTTGGTTTTCACTGACTACGCCTTATGGCCGTATGGTCGAGGGACTGAATTGGGTACTTGGTATCGGCGAAAAAATCAAGCTGCCCGTGTCGTCGTTTGCACTCGCCGTGTCTTTAATCTTTCGTTTTATCCCGATGATCTGGAGTGAATGGCAGCGATTCTCGCTGATCGTCCGGGCACGCGGCAAAGCTGCATTACGACCGAATACGGTACGGTTACGTGATCTTGGCCCAATGGTCATTCCCTTGCTCATGGCGTTGTTTCAGCGTGCAGAAGATATGACGATTGCGATGGAAATGCGGAAAGCTAGAGAGAATTCCCTGCTTGGAGCACGTTCCTCCTTATTGGTATGGTCCAAACGAGATACATGGACTTGCATAATCGGACTTATTGTTTTTGTATTTTATATCTGGATCAGAGACTGA